The nucleotide sequence GAGCCTTAACGCCTCGGCCTACCTAGCGGAAATTGTGCGCGGCGGCATCCAATCCATTGAGACGGGCCAGCGCGAAGCCTCCGAATCGCTCGGTTTGAGCCCCGTGCAAACCATGCGCTACGTGATTTTTCCCCAAGCCTTTCGCCGCATGATTCCGCCCCTGGGCAACGAATTCATCACCCTGCTCAAAGATACGAGTTTGGTCGCCGTTATCGGCTACGAAGAAATTTTGCGCCGGGGGCAGCTCATCGTGGCGACCAACTACCGGGCCTTTGAAATTTACTTCACGGTAGCTCTGGTGTATCTCGTGCTCAATATTCTCTCGGCGCAAGCATTCATCTGGCTCGAAAAGTGGATGGACCCAACGAACAAATCCAAGCGCCATGAGGCGACAGTCGTGCCAGAGCCCACGCAGTCAGCATAAAGGCAAGCGCGATCGCTCCCCATTGCCCAACTTGCCCCCCGCCACAGCTCCAGCCCGCCATCAAGCGGTGGGGGGCGTCGAGTCTGAGGACTCTGGGGTAGTGGGGACGCATAACTCTTGGAC is from Leptolyngbya iicbica LK and encodes:
- a CDS encoding amino acid ABC transporter permease; its protein translation is MSESLQFALDALPTLLIGAITTLQLTASAVILGLIGGTLLGMARLSSFKPLQIASRVYIDFFRGTPLLVQIFMIYFGIPAATGISFNRFLAAILALSLNASAYLAEIVRGGIQSIETGQREASESLGLSPVQTMRYVIFPQAFRRMIPPLGNEFITLLKDTSLVAVIGYEEILRRGQLIVATNYRAFEIYFTVALVYLVLNILSAQAFIWLEKWMDPTNKSKRHEATVVPEPTQSA